The following coding sequences lie in one Rissa tridactyla isolate bRisTri1 chromosome Z, bRisTri1.patW.cur.20221130, whole genome shotgun sequence genomic window:
- the LOC128902659 gene encoding E3 SUMO-protein ligase PIAS2-like isoform X1 — protein MADFEELRNMVSSFRVSELQVLLGFAGRNKSGRKHDLLMRALHLLKSGCSPAVQIKIRELYRRRYPRTIEGLSDLSAIKPAVFNLDNSSSPVEPDLAVAGIHPLPSTSVTPQSPSSPVSSVLLQDTKPHFEMQQPSPPIPPVHPDVQLKSLPFYDVLDVLIKPTSLVQSSIQRFQEKFFIFALTPQQVREICISRDFLPGGRRDYTVQVQLRLCLAETSCPQEDNYPNSLCIKVNGKLFPLPVSLFGYAPPPKNGIEQKRPGRPLNITSLVRLSSAVPNQISISWASEIGKNYSMSVYLVRQLTSAMLLQRLKMKGIRNPDHSRALIKEKLTADPDSEIATTSLRVSLMCPLGKMRLTIPCRAVTCTHLQCFDAALYLQMNEKKPTWICPVCDKKAAYESLILDGLFMEILNECSDVDEIKFQEDGSWCPMRPKKEAVKVSSPQCTKIESSSVVSKPCSVTVANEVNKKKVDVIDLTIESSSDEEEDPPAKRKCIFMSETQGSPTKGVLMYQPSTVRVPSVTTVDAAAIPPSLTDYPVPFHHPPISSISSDLPGLDFLSLIPVDSQYCPPMFLDSLTSTLTSSTPGSIITSTSHQESSTHVSSSSRSETGVITSSGGSAPDIISLD, from the exons ATGGCGGATTTCGAGGAGCTGCGG AATATGGTATCAAGCTTTCGTGTTTCTGAACTACAAGTGTTGTTGGGGTTTGCTGGACGTAATAAAAGCGGGCGGAAACATGACCTCCTGATGAGGGCACTGCACTTATTGAAGAGCGGCTGCAGCCCAGCAGTTCAGATAAAAATCCGAGAACTCTATAGGCGTCGGTACCCAAGGACGATTGAAGGACTTTCGGACTTATCGGCTATAAAACCTGCAGTTTTCAATTTGGACAATAGTTCCTCTCCTGTCGAGCCTGACCTGGCTGTTGCTGGCATTCACCCACTCCCTTCTACTTCGGTCACGCCTCAgtctccttcctcgcctgtcagTTCTGTGCTCCTCCAAGACACTAAGCCCCACTTTGAGATGCAGCAGCCATCCCCTCCGATTCCACCCGTTCATCCTGATGTTCAACTGAAAAGCCTCCCTTTTTACGATGTGCTTGATGTGCTCATAAAACCTACAAGTCTAG taCAGAGCAGTATTCAGAGGTTCCAGGAGAAGttttttatctttgctttaaCACCTCAGCAGGTCAGAGAAATCTGTATTTCCAG GGACTTCTTGCCAGGGGGCAGGAGAGATTACACAGTCCAAGTTCAGCTAAG GTTATGCCTAGCAGAGACAAGCTGCCCTCAAGAAGATAATTACCCTAATAGTTTGTGTATTAAAGTAAATGGGAAGCTGTTTCCGTTGCCGGTAAGCTTGTTT GGATATGCTCCACCGCCAAAAAATGGAATTGAACAGAAGCGACCTGGGCGCCCCTTGAATATAACATCTCTAGTTCGGTTGTCGTCAGCAGTGCCAAACCAGATTTCCATTTCCTGGGCTTCTGAAATTGGAAAG AATTACTCCATGTCTGTGTACCTTGTTCGTCAGCTCACTTCAGCTATGCTTTTGCAGAGGTTAAAGATGAAAGGTATCAGAAACCCCGATCATTCCAGAGCACTAA ttaaaGAAAAACTAACTGCAGATCCTGATAGTGAGATCGCCACAACCAGTCTGCGGGTCTCTCTCATGTGTCCT ctgggaaaaatGAGACTGACAATCCCATGCCGGGCTGTTACTTGCACGCACCTGCAATGTTTTGATGCTGCTCTTTATCTTCAAATGAATGAAAAGAAGCCTACCTGGATCTGCCCTGTCTGTGACAAAAAGGCAGCTTATGAGAGCCTAATCTTAGATGG gctCTTTATGGAAATCCTTAATGAATGTTCGGATGTGGATGAAATCAAATTCCAAGAAGATGGCTCCTGGTGCCCCATGAGGCCAAAGAAAGAAGCTGTGAAAGTCTCAAGTCCGCAGTGCACCAAAATAGAAA gtTCCAGTGTTGTTAGCAAACCATGTTCTGTGACGGTGGCCAATGAGGTAAACAAGAAGAAAGTTGACGTTATTGACTTGACAATAGAAAGCTCTTCTGATGAAGAGGAAGATCCTCCTGCCAAAAGGAAGTGCATATTTATGtctgaaacacaaggaagccCAACCAAAGG GGTTCTCATGTATCAGCCATCTACTGTCAGAGTGCCCAGCGTGACGACGGTCGATGCTGCTGCTATTCCTCCTTCATTAACAGACTACCCAGTACCATTCCATCATCCACCAATATCCAGTATTTCATCAGACTTGCCAG gtCTGGATTTTCTTTCCCTAATCCCAGTTGATTCACAG TACTGTCCTCCTATGTTTTTGGATAGTCTCACCTCAACCTTAACAAGCAGCACGCCTGGCAGCATCATCACGTCCACCAGTCACCAGGAGAGCAGCACGCACGTTAGCTCCTCCAGCAGGAGCGAGACGGGGGTGATAACCAGCAGCGGAGGCAGCGCTCCCGACATCATCTCACTGGACTGA
- the LOC128902659 gene encoding E3 SUMO-protein ligase PIAS2-like isoform X3 encodes MADFEELRNMVSSFRVSELQVLLGFAGRNKSGRKHDLLMRALHLLKSGCSPAVQIKIRELYRRRYPRTIEGLSDLSAIKPAVFNLDNSSSPVEPDLAVAGIHPLPSTSVTPQSPSSPVSSVLLQDTKPHFEMQQPSPPIPPVHPDVQLKSLPFYDVLDVLIKPTSLVQSSIQRFQEKFFIFALTPQQVREICISRDFLPGGRRDYTVQVQLRLCLAETSCPQEDNYPNSLCIKVNGKLFPLPVSLFGYAPPPKNGIEQKRPGRPLNITSLVRLSSAVPNQISISWASEIGKNYSMSVYLVRQLTSAMLLQRLKMKGIRNPDHSRALIKEKLTADPDSEIATTSLRVSLMCPLGKMRLTIPCRAVTCTHLQCFDAALYLQMNEKKPTWICPVCDKKAAYESLILDGLFMEILNECSDVDEIKFQEDGSWCPMRPKKEAVKVSSPQCTKIESSSVVSKPCSVTVANEVNKKKVDVIDLTIESSSDEEEDPPAKRKCIFMSETQGSPTKGVLMYQPSTVRVPSVTTVDAAAIPPSLTDYPVPFHHPPISSISSDLPGLDFLSLIPVDSQSHLNLNKQHAWQHHHVHQSPGEQHAR; translated from the exons ATGGCGGATTTCGAGGAGCTGCGG AATATGGTATCAAGCTTTCGTGTTTCTGAACTACAAGTGTTGTTGGGGTTTGCTGGACGTAATAAAAGCGGGCGGAAACATGACCTCCTGATGAGGGCACTGCACTTATTGAAGAGCGGCTGCAGCCCAGCAGTTCAGATAAAAATCCGAGAACTCTATAGGCGTCGGTACCCAAGGACGATTGAAGGACTTTCGGACTTATCGGCTATAAAACCTGCAGTTTTCAATTTGGACAATAGTTCCTCTCCTGTCGAGCCTGACCTGGCTGTTGCTGGCATTCACCCACTCCCTTCTACTTCGGTCACGCCTCAgtctccttcctcgcctgtcagTTCTGTGCTCCTCCAAGACACTAAGCCCCACTTTGAGATGCAGCAGCCATCCCCTCCGATTCCACCCGTTCATCCTGATGTTCAACTGAAAAGCCTCCCTTTTTACGATGTGCTTGATGTGCTCATAAAACCTACAAGTCTAG taCAGAGCAGTATTCAGAGGTTCCAGGAGAAGttttttatctttgctttaaCACCTCAGCAGGTCAGAGAAATCTGTATTTCCAG GGACTTCTTGCCAGGGGGCAGGAGAGATTACACAGTCCAAGTTCAGCTAAG GTTATGCCTAGCAGAGACAAGCTGCCCTCAAGAAGATAATTACCCTAATAGTTTGTGTATTAAAGTAAATGGGAAGCTGTTTCCGTTGCCGGTAAGCTTGTTT GGATATGCTCCACCGCCAAAAAATGGAATTGAACAGAAGCGACCTGGGCGCCCCTTGAATATAACATCTCTAGTTCGGTTGTCGTCAGCAGTGCCAAACCAGATTTCCATTTCCTGGGCTTCTGAAATTGGAAAG AATTACTCCATGTCTGTGTACCTTGTTCGTCAGCTCACTTCAGCTATGCTTTTGCAGAGGTTAAAGATGAAAGGTATCAGAAACCCCGATCATTCCAGAGCACTAA ttaaaGAAAAACTAACTGCAGATCCTGATAGTGAGATCGCCACAACCAGTCTGCGGGTCTCTCTCATGTGTCCT ctgggaaaaatGAGACTGACAATCCCATGCCGGGCTGTTACTTGCACGCACCTGCAATGTTTTGATGCTGCTCTTTATCTTCAAATGAATGAAAAGAAGCCTACCTGGATCTGCCCTGTCTGTGACAAAAAGGCAGCTTATGAGAGCCTAATCTTAGATGG gctCTTTATGGAAATCCTTAATGAATGTTCGGATGTGGATGAAATCAAATTCCAAGAAGATGGCTCCTGGTGCCCCATGAGGCCAAAGAAAGAAGCTGTGAAAGTCTCAAGTCCGCAGTGCACCAAAATAGAAA gtTCCAGTGTTGTTAGCAAACCATGTTCTGTGACGGTGGCCAATGAGGTAAACAAGAAGAAAGTTGACGTTATTGACTTGACAATAGAAAGCTCTTCTGATGAAGAGGAAGATCCTCCTGCCAAAAGGAAGTGCATATTTATGtctgaaacacaaggaagccCAACCAAAGG GGTTCTCATGTATCAGCCATCTACTGTCAGAGTGCCCAGCGTGACGACGGTCGATGCTGCTGCTATTCCTCCTTCATTAACAGACTACCCAGTACCATTCCATCATCCACCAATATCCAGTATTTCATCAGACTTGCCAG gtCTGGATTTTCTTTCCCTAATCCCAGTTGATTCACAG TCTCACCTCAACCTTAACAAGCAGCACGCCTGGCAGCATCATCACGTCCACCAGTCACCAGGAGAGCAGCACGCACGTTAG
- the LOC128902659 gene encoding E3 SUMO-protein ligase PIAS2-like isoform X4: MADFEELRNMVSSFRVSELQVLLGFAGRNKSGRKHDLLMRALHLLKSGCSPAVQIKIRELYRRRYPRTIEGLSDLSAIKPAVFNLDNSSSPVEPDLAVAGIHPLPSTSVTPQSPSSPVSSVLLQDTKPHFEMQQPSPPIPPVHPDVQLKSLPFYDVLDVLIKPTSLVQSSIQRFQEKFFIFALTPQQVREICISRDFLPGGRRDYTVQVQLRLCLAETSCPQEDNYPNSLCIKVNGKLFPLPVSLFGYAPPPKNGIEQKRPGRPLNITSLVRLSSAVPNQISISWASEIGKNYSMSVYLVRQLTSAMLLQRLKMKGIRNPDHSRALIKEKLTADPDSEIATTSLRVSLMCPLGKMRLTIPCRAVTCTHLQCFDAALYLQMNEKKPTWICPVCDKKAAYESLILDGLFMEILNECSDVDEIKFQEDGSWCPMRPKKEAVKVSSPQCTKIESSSVVSKPCSVTVANEVNKKKVDVIDLTIESSSDEEEDPPAKRKCIFMSETQGSPTKGVLMYQPSTVRVPSVTTVDAAAIPPSLTDYPVPFHHPPISSISSDLPDIP, encoded by the exons ATGGCGGATTTCGAGGAGCTGCGG AATATGGTATCAAGCTTTCGTGTTTCTGAACTACAAGTGTTGTTGGGGTTTGCTGGACGTAATAAAAGCGGGCGGAAACATGACCTCCTGATGAGGGCACTGCACTTATTGAAGAGCGGCTGCAGCCCAGCAGTTCAGATAAAAATCCGAGAACTCTATAGGCGTCGGTACCCAAGGACGATTGAAGGACTTTCGGACTTATCGGCTATAAAACCTGCAGTTTTCAATTTGGACAATAGTTCCTCTCCTGTCGAGCCTGACCTGGCTGTTGCTGGCATTCACCCACTCCCTTCTACTTCGGTCACGCCTCAgtctccttcctcgcctgtcagTTCTGTGCTCCTCCAAGACACTAAGCCCCACTTTGAGATGCAGCAGCCATCCCCTCCGATTCCACCCGTTCATCCTGATGTTCAACTGAAAAGCCTCCCTTTTTACGATGTGCTTGATGTGCTCATAAAACCTACAAGTCTAG taCAGAGCAGTATTCAGAGGTTCCAGGAGAAGttttttatctttgctttaaCACCTCAGCAGGTCAGAGAAATCTGTATTTCCAG GGACTTCTTGCCAGGGGGCAGGAGAGATTACACAGTCCAAGTTCAGCTAAG GTTATGCCTAGCAGAGACAAGCTGCCCTCAAGAAGATAATTACCCTAATAGTTTGTGTATTAAAGTAAATGGGAAGCTGTTTCCGTTGCCGGTAAGCTTGTTT GGATATGCTCCACCGCCAAAAAATGGAATTGAACAGAAGCGACCTGGGCGCCCCTTGAATATAACATCTCTAGTTCGGTTGTCGTCAGCAGTGCCAAACCAGATTTCCATTTCCTGGGCTTCTGAAATTGGAAAG AATTACTCCATGTCTGTGTACCTTGTTCGTCAGCTCACTTCAGCTATGCTTTTGCAGAGGTTAAAGATGAAAGGTATCAGAAACCCCGATCATTCCAGAGCACTAA ttaaaGAAAAACTAACTGCAGATCCTGATAGTGAGATCGCCACAACCAGTCTGCGGGTCTCTCTCATGTGTCCT ctgggaaaaatGAGACTGACAATCCCATGCCGGGCTGTTACTTGCACGCACCTGCAATGTTTTGATGCTGCTCTTTATCTTCAAATGAATGAAAAGAAGCCTACCTGGATCTGCCCTGTCTGTGACAAAAAGGCAGCTTATGAGAGCCTAATCTTAGATGG gctCTTTATGGAAATCCTTAATGAATGTTCGGATGTGGATGAAATCAAATTCCAAGAAGATGGCTCCTGGTGCCCCATGAGGCCAAAGAAAGAAGCTGTGAAAGTCTCAAGTCCGCAGTGCACCAAAATAGAAA gtTCCAGTGTTGTTAGCAAACCATGTTCTGTGACGGTGGCCAATGAGGTAAACAAGAAGAAAGTTGACGTTATTGACTTGACAATAGAAAGCTCTTCTGATGAAGAGGAAGATCCTCCTGCCAAAAGGAAGTGCATATTTATGtctgaaacacaaggaagccCAACCAAAGG GGTTCTCATGTATCAGCCATCTACTGTCAGAGTGCCCAGCGTGACGACGGTCGATGCTGCTGCTATTCCTCCTTCATTAACAGACTACCCAGTACCATTCCATCATCCACCAATATCCAGTATTTCATCAGACTTGCCAG ACATACCCTAA
- the LOC128902659 gene encoding E3 SUMO-protein ligase PIAS2-like isoform X2, whose protein sequence is MADFEELRNMVSSFRVSELQVLLGFAGRNKSGRKHDLLMRALHLLKSGCSPAVQIKIRELYRRRYPRTIEGLSDLSAIKPAVFNLDNSSSPVEPDLAVAGIHPLPSTSVTPQSPSSPVSSVLLQDTKPHFEMQQPSPPIPPVHPDVQLKSLPFYDVLDVLIKPTSLVQSSIQRFQEKFFIFALTPQQVREICISRDFLPGGRRDYTVQVQLRLCLAETSCPQEDNYPNSLCIKVNGKLFPLPGYAPPPKNGIEQKRPGRPLNITSLVRLSSAVPNQISISWASEIGKNYSMSVYLVRQLTSAMLLQRLKMKGIRNPDHSRALIKEKLTADPDSEIATTSLRVSLMCPLGKMRLTIPCRAVTCTHLQCFDAALYLQMNEKKPTWICPVCDKKAAYESLILDGLFMEILNECSDVDEIKFQEDGSWCPMRPKKEAVKVSSPQCTKIESSSVVSKPCSVTVANEVNKKKVDVIDLTIESSSDEEEDPPAKRKCIFMSETQGSPTKGVLMYQPSTVRVPSVTTVDAAAIPPSLTDYPVPFHHPPISSISSDLPGLDFLSLIPVDSQYCPPMFLDSLTSTLTSSTPGSIITSTSHQESSTHVSSSSRSETGVITSSGGSAPDIISLD, encoded by the exons ATGGCGGATTTCGAGGAGCTGCGG AATATGGTATCAAGCTTTCGTGTTTCTGAACTACAAGTGTTGTTGGGGTTTGCTGGACGTAATAAAAGCGGGCGGAAACATGACCTCCTGATGAGGGCACTGCACTTATTGAAGAGCGGCTGCAGCCCAGCAGTTCAGATAAAAATCCGAGAACTCTATAGGCGTCGGTACCCAAGGACGATTGAAGGACTTTCGGACTTATCGGCTATAAAACCTGCAGTTTTCAATTTGGACAATAGTTCCTCTCCTGTCGAGCCTGACCTGGCTGTTGCTGGCATTCACCCACTCCCTTCTACTTCGGTCACGCCTCAgtctccttcctcgcctgtcagTTCTGTGCTCCTCCAAGACACTAAGCCCCACTTTGAGATGCAGCAGCCATCCCCTCCGATTCCACCCGTTCATCCTGATGTTCAACTGAAAAGCCTCCCTTTTTACGATGTGCTTGATGTGCTCATAAAACCTACAAGTCTAG taCAGAGCAGTATTCAGAGGTTCCAGGAGAAGttttttatctttgctttaaCACCTCAGCAGGTCAGAGAAATCTGTATTTCCAG GGACTTCTTGCCAGGGGGCAGGAGAGATTACACAGTCCAAGTTCAGCTAAG GTTATGCCTAGCAGAGACAAGCTGCCCTCAAGAAGATAATTACCCTAATAGTTTGTGTATTAAAGTAAATGGGAAGCTGTTTCCGTTGCCG GGATATGCTCCACCGCCAAAAAATGGAATTGAACAGAAGCGACCTGGGCGCCCCTTGAATATAACATCTCTAGTTCGGTTGTCGTCAGCAGTGCCAAACCAGATTTCCATTTCCTGGGCTTCTGAAATTGGAAAG AATTACTCCATGTCTGTGTACCTTGTTCGTCAGCTCACTTCAGCTATGCTTTTGCAGAGGTTAAAGATGAAAGGTATCAGAAACCCCGATCATTCCAGAGCACTAA ttaaaGAAAAACTAACTGCAGATCCTGATAGTGAGATCGCCACAACCAGTCTGCGGGTCTCTCTCATGTGTCCT ctgggaaaaatGAGACTGACAATCCCATGCCGGGCTGTTACTTGCACGCACCTGCAATGTTTTGATGCTGCTCTTTATCTTCAAATGAATGAAAAGAAGCCTACCTGGATCTGCCCTGTCTGTGACAAAAAGGCAGCTTATGAGAGCCTAATCTTAGATGG gctCTTTATGGAAATCCTTAATGAATGTTCGGATGTGGATGAAATCAAATTCCAAGAAGATGGCTCCTGGTGCCCCATGAGGCCAAAGAAAGAAGCTGTGAAAGTCTCAAGTCCGCAGTGCACCAAAATAGAAA gtTCCAGTGTTGTTAGCAAACCATGTTCTGTGACGGTGGCCAATGAGGTAAACAAGAAGAAAGTTGACGTTATTGACTTGACAATAGAAAGCTCTTCTGATGAAGAGGAAGATCCTCCTGCCAAAAGGAAGTGCATATTTATGtctgaaacacaaggaagccCAACCAAAGG GGTTCTCATGTATCAGCCATCTACTGTCAGAGTGCCCAGCGTGACGACGGTCGATGCTGCTGCTATTCCTCCTTCATTAACAGACTACCCAGTACCATTCCATCATCCACCAATATCCAGTATTTCATCAGACTTGCCAG gtCTGGATTTTCTTTCCCTAATCCCAGTTGATTCACAG TACTGTCCTCCTATGTTTTTGGATAGTCTCACCTCAACCTTAACAAGCAGCACGCCTGGCAGCATCATCACGTCCACCAGTCACCAGGAGAGCAGCACGCACGTTAGCTCCTCCAGCAGGAGCGAGACGGGGGTGATAACCAGCAGCGGAGGCAGCGCTCCCGACATCATCTCACTGGACTGA